The following proteins are co-located in the Xiphophorus maculatus strain JP 163 A chromosome 24, X_maculatus-5.0-male, whole genome shotgun sequence genome:
- the LOC102217051 gene encoding thymosin beta-12, whose translation MSDKPDISEVTSFDKSKLKKTETQEKNPLPTKETIEQEKQAS comes from the exons ATGAGTGACAAACCCGACATCTCAGAGGTGACCAGCTTCGACAAGTCCAAGCTGAAGAAGACAGAGACGCAGGAGAAGAACCCCCTGCCTACGAAAGAGA CCATTGAACAGGAGAAGCAAGCATCATGA
- the LOC102217300 gene encoding ribose-phosphate pyrophosphokinase 2 yields MPNIVLFSGSSHHDLSQKVADRLGLELGKVITKKFSNQETCVEIGESVRGEDVYIIQSGCGEINDNLMELLIMINACKIASSSRVTAVIPCFPYARQDKKDKSRAPISAKLVANMLSVAGADHIITMDLHASQIQGFFDIAVDNLYAEPAVLQWIKENIPEWKNCIIVSPDAGGAKRVTSIADRLNVDFALIHKERKKANEVDRMVLVGDVKDRVAILVDDMADTCGTICHAADKLIDAGATKVYAILTHGIFSGPAISRINSAPFEAVVVTNTIPQEEKMKACPKIQVIDISMILAEAIRRTHNGESVSYLFSHVPL; encoded by the exons ATGCCTAACATCGTGCTTTTCAGCGGGAGCTCCCATCATGACCTGTCCCAGAAAGTGGCTGATCGGCTCGGACTGGAGCTCGGGAAGGTGATCACCAAGAAGTTTAGTAACCAGGAGACGTG CGTGGAAATCGGGGAAAGCGTGCGCGGCGAGGACGTGTACATCATCCAAAGCGGCTGCGGCGAAATCAACGACAACCTGATGGAGCTTCTCATCATGATCAACGCCTGTAAGATCGCCTCGTCGTCCCGCGTCACCGCCGTCATCCCCTGCTTCCCGTACGCCCGGCAGGACAAGAAGGACAAG AGTCGAGCGCCCATATCGGCCAAGCTGGTCGCCAACATGCTGTCGGTGGCCGGCGCTGACCACATCATCACCATGGACCTCCACGCCTCACAGATCCAG GGATTCTTTGACATCGCCGTGGACAACCTGTATGCAGAGCCCGCCGTCCTGCAGTGGatcaaagaaaacattcctGAGTGGAAGAATTGCATCATCGTGTCTCCAGATGCCGGCGGAGCAAAGCG CGTGACGTCCATCGCCGACCGCCTCAACGTGGACTTCGCCCTCATCCacaaagagaggaagaaggCCAACGAAGTGGACCGCATGGTTCTGGTTGGGGACGTCAAGGACCGCGTGGCCATCCTGGTGGACGACATGGCCGACACGTGTGGCACCATCTGCCACGCCGCCGACAA GTTGATCGACGCCGGCGCCACCAAGGTCTATGCCATCCTCACGCACGGCATCTTCTCCGGCCCGGCCATCTCCCGCATCAACAGCGCGCCGTTCGAGGCCGTGGTGGTGACCAACACCATCCCACAGGAGGAGAAGATGAAGGCGTGCCCAAAGATACAG GTCATCGACATCTCCATGATCCTGGCCGAGGCGATCAGGAGGACCCACAACGGCGAATCGGTTTCGTATCTCTTCAGCCACGTGCCTCTGTGA